In a single window of the Anaerocolumna cellulosilytica genome:
- a CDS encoding GNAT family N-acetyltransferase has protein sequence MEITIAKKSDAADIVAVLDEVTLTLLEKEINQWAYPWYCFDIEKEIERGYQYIVKEADKIIAVFSIKPVEQGSLNKDILNGIGDINVKKSCCLYRMAVLPGNQGQNIGKAICRFVMELSKKEGLRFFLECSEQNEYLNRFFRKAGFYYLKNVSKGVESVSVYSFSSEDTQVRNRVKNTVKEKKKPIITILASAMCLLAIALLFAITSQYQKSKVEFRPGITVGDYTYWLNDTYVLNDIPLGFKSVGTVEAIVRNKWPDTNLEAVGLPDSCIGEEVYLGNQDMNILIFQEEQKKYLYFERFFENQNYSNGFYQYLLTKCTRKKVAPIKEIDASYSKEEALADGCPVFQGDKVTGQEFIDTFMQRTEKGKKGFLRMMLLTDGETKSYFMDVFYDGENYFIFYSDNPDEMNLRYTYLFKLEESKQFNEGNPKVLVMTNKKDLTLDEIYEAYLSSQFIASKPYHVLFTYTD, from the coding sequence ATGGAAATAACAATTGCAAAGAAATCAGATGCAGCAGATATTGTAGCTGTTTTAGATGAAGTAACTCTTACTTTGTTAGAAAAGGAAATAAATCAATGGGCATATCCCTGGTATTGTTTTGACATAGAGAAGGAAATAGAGAGAGGATACCAGTATATTGTTAAAGAGGCAGATAAAATCATAGCAGTATTTTCAATAAAACCCGTAGAACAAGGTTCATTAAATAAAGATATATTAAATGGCATTGGTGATATCAATGTTAAAAAGAGCTGTTGCCTTTATCGTATGGCAGTTCTTCCGGGGAATCAGGGACAGAACATTGGTAAGGCTATCTGTCGGTTTGTTATGGAGTTAAGTAAAAAAGAAGGTTTGAGATTCTTTTTAGAATGTTCAGAACAGAATGAATACTTAAACAGATTTTTTAGAAAAGCAGGTTTTTATTATCTTAAAAACGTATCTAAGGGAGTAGAATCTGTTAGTGTTTATTCGTTTTCATCTGAGGATACGCAGGTAAGAAACCGCGTTAAGAATACAGTAAAGGAAAAGAAAAAGCCAATCATTACTATATTGGCATCCGCCATGTGCCTTTTGGCAATCGCATTGCTATTTGCAATTACCAGCCAATATCAAAAAAGTAAGGTAGAATTTCGTCCGGGAATTACGGTAGGGGATTATACTTATTGGTTAAATGATACGTATGTGTTAAACGATATACCGCTGGGTTTTAAATCAGTCGGAACGGTAGAGGCGATAGTTCGTAATAAATGGCCTGATACGAATCTAGAGGCAGTGGGATTACCAGATAGCTGTATTGGTGAGGAAGTGTATTTGGGAAATCAAGACATGAATATTCTGATATTTCAGGAAGAACAAAAAAAATACCTGTATTTTGAGCGGTTTTTTGAAAATCAGAATTACAGCAATGGTTTTTATCAGTATCTCCTTACCAAATGTACCAGAAAAAAAGTGGCTCCTATAAAAGAGATAGACGCATCCTATTCTAAGGAGGAGGCTCTGGCAGATGGATGTCCTGTGTTTCAGGGAGATAAGGTGACTGGACAGGAATTCATAGACACCTTTATGCAGAGAACAGAAAAAGGCAAAAAGGGGTTTTTACGGATGATGCTATTGACAGACGGGGAAACGAAATCTTACTTTATGGATGTGTTTTATGATGGCGAGAATTATTTTATCTTCTATTCGGACAATCCGGACGAAATGAATCTTAGATACACATACCTTTTTAAGTTAGAGGAATCCAAACAATTTAATGAAGGTAATCCTAAAGTGCTGGTAATGACAAATAAGAAGGATTTAACCTTGGATGAGATTTATGAGGCTTATTTAAGCAGTCAGTTTATAGCAAGCAAACCTTATCATGTACTGTTTACCTATACCGACTAA